TGGGGCGGCTCGGAGTTCGCGGCGCCCCAGTGATCGCGCCGCCTCAGAGCTCGCGGCGCATCCGAACGTGCTCGATGCCGTCCTCGTCGAACGTGCCGACCGCGTCGTCGACGGCGTACCCCAGCCGCTCGTAGAAGCCGGCCGCCCGCGTCTGCGCGTGGAGCACCGCCTCCGAGAGCCCGCGCTCGCGGGCACGGGTCTCGACGGCGGTCATCACGCGCGCGCCCCACCCCTCGCCGCGGCGGTCGCCGGCGACCGCGATCCGCTCGACCTTCGCGACGCGCTCCGCGCCCTCCGCCAGCGCGCCGTACTCGTGGGCCCCGACCGCGCGGAGGCGGGCGACCGCGACCGCGTCGCCGGCGGCGTCGCGGACGAGCAGGTGGTCCACGTCCGACTCCAGCGGGTTCTCGTCGTGCTCGTCGAGTTCGAGGTGCTCCGGAACGCCCTGCTCGTCGACGAAGACGGCCATTCGAAGGTCGACCACGGCGTCCCAGTCGGCCTCGGCGGCGACGACGGTGGCCGTCCAGTCGGCGTCCGCGGGAGCGAGGTCGGCCTCCGCCGACGTCTCGTCCTCGGGCATCGTCACTGGAGGCGGTACCGCAGGAGCGCGGCGACGCCGCCGAGGTTCTTCAGTTGCTGCCCGGGCGCGAACTCCTCCGAGAAGACGACCACGTCCCCGCCCTTCTGCTCGGCGGTCTCGACGAGGTCGTTCACGTCGATCTCCCAGTCGCCCTCGCCCTGGCGCTCGGCGCGGAGTCGCTCGTCGACGATGAGAAGCGTCTCGATGGCGCCGAACTCGGCGGCCTCCATCGTCTCGTTGACGCCGTAGGTCGCCTTGGCGCCCTCGGCGATGCGCTCGGTGAGCTCGTCGATCAGCTCGGCCTCGCGGGCGATGCGCGTCTCGCGTTGCACCTCGTCGACGGCGCCGCGCTTGAGCACCTCGTGGACGCCGCGGTCGCCGGCGGCGGAGGTATTCACGACGGAGATCCGGTCGCTGAGGTCCCGGTAGTGCTCGTCGATGTACTCGTTGGCGTCGTTCTTCGTGAACCCCGGACCCGCGAGGATGATCGCCTCGGGGTCGAGGTGCGACAGCGCGGAGCCGAGCTCGTCGAACAGTTCGTCGCGGGGGCGGGCGTACTCACCCTTCCCCGTGGGCTTGGTGAAGCTCGCGTACTCCTCGGTGCCGTACTGCTGGACGGTGTGGATGTACGCGGCGCCCTCCTCGACGGTCGCGATGGCGACGTCGGGCGCCCCGGTGGCCTCCTCTGCCTCCTCGATGCGTTCGATCTGGTCGGCCTTGAAGCGCTTCTCCACGGTGATCTCCGAGCGCTCCTCGACGTTGATCGTGTGGTGGTGGCCGATCTCGTCCTCGCGCGAGCAGCCGACGATGACGCCCCCGACGCGCAGCCGGTTGGCGAAGCGGGCGAACTCCACGTCCTCGACCTCGAGGGTGACGCGCATGTGCTCGCGCTCGCCGCCCGTGTCGCGGAGCTGGTCGTCGTCGCGGGTGACCCGGCGGGTCGTGTCGGCCTCGACCAGATCGCCGGGTTCGAGGACGTGCGAGAGGTGCCACAGGTCGTCGGTCGTCTCGGGCGTGACCGTCAGGCGCTCGCGCCCCTCCTCGCCGCGGCCGCGCGAGTCGATTCGCATATCCGCGAGTGCGTCGGGCGCGTACAAAGGCCCTCCGAGACGTGGACCCACGCCGGGGGCACAGCTCCCGGACGGGTCCCGGAGACTACCTCACCGACCCGCTCTCGGGTTCCTCGGTTCGGACGCGCCGCCCGCGTCCGGGGATTCCTCCGCGGGCTCGTTCGCGTCCGCGGCGACGGCGTCGGTCGCCTCGGCGAACCCGCGGCCGAAGCAGTAGTAGGTGACGACCTGCCCGTAGAACAGCGCGGGGATCCCGATCAGGATCAGCGCGAAGGGACCGGCGACACTGTTGATCACGGCTCCGAGCACGACCCCGAAGAGGACGCCCACGAGATACCGCCCCGAGAGGGCCGCCTCGCGAAGCGCCTCGACGTCGAAGGCGGCGCCCAACTCGCCCGCGAGCGCGAAGTTAGTCATCGCCGCCGGCATGACGTACGCGACGAGGATAGACAGCAGCGTCGCGGCCAACACGAGGAGGAGGCCGACGGCGCCGAACGCCGCGACCCCCGCGTCGCTGCCCGTGACGCTGCCCGTAACGCCGCCGATGAAGAGCGCGACGACCGCGGCGACGATCGGGATCGAGACGACGAGGCCGTAGGCCGCCTGCACGACGACGAGCTTCAGCCCGTCGACGAACAGCTCCCCCCAGTCGGTGAACGACGGGGCCGCGCGCTCGTCGGTCGCCGCCGAACGCAGCACCCGGAGGAGATACCCCTGCAACACGAACGCCGGCAGCACGAACACGCTCGCGACGATCAGCGCGCCGCCGATGACGAGCGTGGCGACGCGGTCGTCCGTTCGCAGGGGGTACCCGAGCGCGTCCTCCAACATACCCGACCGTCACCAGGGGCGTGGTTAACGGTTTCCACCGATCCCGCGGCTCCACGCCGCGGCGGCCGCGACCTCCAGGTAGAACAGCCCGAAGAAGCCGACGAGCCGGGCGGTCCGGCTCCCGGCGCCGGCCAGCGCCGCCCCGAACGCGAGCAGCACCGCGCCGACGGTCCACGCGTAGAAGTACCGCCCGGAGGTGACCGTCCGACGAAGCGATCGGGACGAGATCCCCGCGGCGACGCGTGCGCGAACGGTCCCGGCCGGGTCCGCACGAGCGTACCCCGCGAGGATCGCCGGCAGCGGATACGCGATGCCGACCGCGAGCAGCAGGCTCACCGTCCCGCCGACGAGCGTCACGCCGTACCCCAGCGGTGTCGTCGGGTCGACGGGGCCGCCGCCGGCCGCCCCCGACACCGCCCCGCCGACGGTGACGAGCAGGACGACGACCGGAACGAGCAGAACCGCGATGGAGACCGCGCTCGCGACGAGTCCGTCCCGTAGCAGCGACAGCGGACGCCGAAACGTCGGGAGCGTGACGGGGTCGTCCGCGTCGCCGGCGGCGCCGAGCACGCGGACGAGGTAGCCGACGACCGCCACGATCGCGACCGGCGAGAGCAGCGTGAGCGGCCACAGCGGCGCGACGATCGCGGCGAGGAGGTGGAGCCCGCCGCCGGTCGCGAGCGCCTCCGCCGCCGCGCCGCGGTCGTTCGCGGGCCCCAGCGGGTAGCGAAGCGCCTCGCTGAGCACGGTTACGCCTCGTGTATGTCGCTCTCGCCGGGCGGGAGGAACTCCTGGATCCGGTCGGCGGAGGCGACCTTGCGGACGAACCCCTGGTCGGCGAACCGCGATTTGAGTTCGCGGTAGCACTTCATCGCCGCGTCGTTCTGGGCGAAGCGTCCGGGCGTGAGGCGGATCGTCGTCTCCGCGCGCTCCTCGATCGCGCTCGGCGGCCCGCCTATCACCCGCGTCTCGGGATCGACCTGGACGCCGACGGCGACCTCGGCGGGCATGTCGCGGTAGTAGTCGCGCTCGCCGCGGATGACGAACCCGCCCTTCTCGATGTACTCGCCCGACTCGGGCGTCTTCGACACCTGATCGGGGGTGACGACGTACGCGTCGCCGGCGCCGCGGCCGTCCTTCCACACCGAGGAGTACGAGACGGCGAACTGTGCGGCCTCCTCGCGCGACTGCTCGGGGATGGTCACGTCGCGGGCGGCCTCCGAGGGGTCGGTCGCCTTGACGATCGTCACCGGGCCGCCGTGGGCCTGTGCGTGACAGAACAGGTCCCGCCCCTCCATGTAGTTCTTCACGAGCTCCTCGTTCTGGTCGGCGTTGCGCCCGCCGATGACGAGGAAGCCGTCGCTCGTCTCGAACCAGCGGAAGCGGTCGTACCAGTGGTCCTGCTGCCTGACGGGGATCGACGGCCGCGAGAGCCAGTCGACGTCCGCGTGCTCGTCGGCCTCGTCGCCGTCGGCGTCGTCCTCCTCGTCGCCGCCTTCGGCGTCGGGGTCGCCGTCGGCCGCCTCCCACTCCTCCTTGCGCCGTTTCACTGCTTCCAGCTCCTCGCGGGTGTTCTCGATGGCCGCGAGCGCGCCCTCCTTCTTCTCCTCGATGCGCTTGGCCTCCGTGTACAGCCGGTCGGCGTTCTTCTCGGGCCCGGTGGCGGCGTCGAGGGTGACGACCGTCCCGTCGAGGTCCACGTCGACGGTCCCCTCGGAGCCGTCGACGCCCCGGACGGCCTCGGCCTCGGGGATGCCGCGGTCGGCGCCCTCGAGGAACGTCTCGTCGATCTCCTCCCAGCCTCGCCCCTCCTCGCGGGCGGCCTGGATCGTCGAGAGCACGTCGGCGACGAGGTCGTAGTGGGCGTACACGGCCTCCGCCTTCTCGCGCTCGGCCTCCGCGCGCTCCTCGAAGTCGCCGATCGCGCCCTCCTGCTGGTCGATGATCCGTTGCTTCTTGGCGATCTCGGCCTCGAAGTCGGGCGAGTCGTCGACCTCCTCGTCCTCCGTGAGGTCGAGCCGGTGGAAGTACGCGTCCAGCGCGGCGTTGAAGTCGTCGTACGCCTCCGACTCCATTCCCTCGCGCTCCTCCAGCGGGAACGGCGTCACGTCGACGACCGCTCCGTCCTCCAGGTAGACGCGAGGGTCCAGATCCCCGGACCGGAGGCGCTCGCCCATCCGCCGGATCGCGTCGTAGATCGCGCGGTACTGCGCCTCGCCGGCGTCGGCGATGTCGAGCGCCTTCTCGACGCCGGCGCGGGTGCAGAACTCCTCGGCGTAGAGGCCGCCCATGTTGAGTTGGGTCGCGAGCGTGCGCACCACGTCGGTGTCGGACTCCTCCATCCTCGCTTCGAGCACCTCGTAGCGCACGTCGAAGGGGTTGATCCGCGACTGCGGGTACTCGTACCGGCTCCCGGGAGCGACCGTCCGGGACTTGAGCCGGACGGTTTCGAGGCTGCGCTGAACCTCGCCGGTCTCGTCGAGCACGGCGACGTTGCCCTCGCCGAACAGCTCGGCGATGACCGTCGTGTTCGCGTCGGGGCGCTCGAAGTCGAACGTGAGGATGCGGTCGAACTCGTATTGAGCAACGTCGGCGAGCTCCCCGCCGGCGAGCCGCGAACGTAACGTCTTGGCGAACTCCGGTGGCCGGCCGGGCGCGTCCGGCACGTGCGCGGGGTCGGCGACGTGACACCGCTTCACGTCGCCCGTCTCGACGAGGAGTTCGACCCGCCCGCGGTCGTAATCGCGGAGTTTGAAGCGGACGAGGTCGTCGCCGTAGAGGTAGACCTTGTCCACCTTCGCGCCCTCGTACCGGGAGAGCTCCCCGGCGAGGGCGGCGAGGTCGACGCTCGTCATCTCGGTTTTCGGGTCCATCTGATTGTGTGTGGGTACTTGGGGCGGGTGTTTGGGCGTTGCGGGATTGATGTGGATTCGCTCGTATCGTTGTTCGCCATCGCGACACGTGGAGATCGGTGTCCGATATTCGGTGTCCATGAAAGCCCCCACGGCTCTGCAGTGGGGGGGGACTCGCTGCGCGTGGTTCGAGACGGCTCCGCCGTCTCGTCATTACCGGACGCCTCCGGCGTCCGGTCAGCAGCCAGAACGCTCCGCGTTCTGGCAGCATCACGAGAGACGCTTCGCGTCTCTCGAACGACTTCGCTCGGGCTTCGCCCTCGCTCCAGTGCTTGCTTCGTCCGCCTTCCCGCAGAGCCGTGGCCCCTTTCAGTCGCACCCACCGCTGCCGCGACCGCACCACGACCTCCCCAACCGATTCGCTCGTCGTCGCTCACGGGTCGCTTCGCTCCCCGTTCGCGTCGAGCCCTCGCTTCGCTCGGGCTCGCACTCCTCACTCATCCTACGTCAGAGCAAGCTCTGACGAGGTCACACTCGCTCCGCTCACGGCTCACTACGTTCGCCGTTCGCAATCGCGGTCTCATTCCATTCGACCGCGCACCGCTCGCGTGACCCTCGCGCGCGTCCGGCTGACACGGAGGTCAGCCGGCGCGCGCCACCGCAATAGATCGGATTCGGAACTCGACCGACGACCGAGCCTACCTGCGCGCCAGCACCACACCCGTCGCCGAGGCGACGAACCCGATGGCCGCGAGCACGCCGAACAGTGTCGGCGGGTTCGCGTACGTCAACACGGTGCCGGCGACAGCGCCCCCGAGGGCGCCGACGCCGAAGACGCCGAGGTAGGTGTAGCCGTACGACAGCCCGCGGGTGCCCGCGGGGGTGTACTCGGCGACGGTCGCCTGGTAGAACGGCTGGACGACGAACAGCGCGGCGCCGAGCACCGCGCCGAAGACGAGGAACGGCCCGAACCCGAGGTTCGCGACCGGGAGGAACAACAGCGCAAGCACGCCGAGCACCCCGAAACTGAGCGCGATCCCGCGCTCGACGGGGATCCGGTCGGTGAGCTTCCCGCCGACGTACTGGCCGACGACGCCGACCATCAGGAGGCCGGAGTAGACGTAGTTCGCGGGCGAGACCTCCCGACCGCCGAGCCCGCCGAGCAGGTCGGCGACCCCGCCGGGCAGCAGCGACCCGACGGCGACCGGGGCGAAGCCGGGGAGGTCGTCGAGCAGTTCGGGCATGAACGTGAGCACGCCCCGGTAGTACAGCCCCGACAGCATCACGACGAGGAACACGAGCGCGAAGCTGCCCGTGAACAGCACGCGCGACTCGGCGACGAACTCCGAGAACGAGTCGACCCCGGCGTCGGCCTTCGAGTCGCCCGCGTCCGTGCCGCCGTCGGCGGCGGCCTCCACGGCCGCCGTCTCGTCGAAGCTCGCTCGGACGGCGTACAGCGCCGCAAGCAGCGCCGGCGCCGCGAGGATCGCTGCGGCCGTCCGCCAGTCGAGGGCCAACAGCATGAGCGTCGTGAGCAGCGGCCCGAGCCCGATGCCGAGGTTGCCCGCCATGCCGTGGTACGCGAAGCCGGTGCCGCGCTCCTCGACGCCCTTCGAGAGCAGCGCGAGCCCGGCCGGGTGGTACACCGACGCGGAGACGCCCCACACCACCATCGCGAGGGTGATCGACACGAGCCCGGGCGCGACCCCGAGCAGGACGAAGGACGCGGCCATGCCGACGAGGCAGGCGGTGATGAGCCGTCTCGATCCCACGCGGTCGACGAGCACCCCGCCCGGGAGCGCGCCCAGGCCGAACAGCCCGTAGCCGACCGTCACCAACAGCCCGAGCGTCGCGGAGGTGACCGCGACCTCGACGGGGCCCAGCGCCACCACGTCGAACTCCGCCAGCCAGATGGGGATGAAGATCGGAATGGACAGCTCGTAGGTGTGGACCATCCCGTGGGCCAGCATGGTGAGCCCGACGATGGACCTGTCGTTCCGGTTCACACGCGAACGAGGCCACTCCGGCGGCATGTACGCGTCGGTGTCGGCACGACCGGCCGGGGAGTCCCGACGGCCGGCGAGCTCCAGGAAATATCAACGATACGACGTGGCTCGAAGAACTTAATATGCCGAACACGAATCGCTCCGCCCAGGCTCTCTCGAAGGACCGATGTACTGTATCCACTGCCGCGCTCCCGTCCGCTACAACCGGGCGCTCGTGCGCGAACACGACGGCCGAACGCTCGCCGGACTGTGCTCGGAGTGCGAGCGCGAGCAGTTCGGCCGGGTCCTCCGGGGCGGCTACGCGGACCCGAGCGGGGCGTGTCTGTTCTGCTCGCGGCCGGGCGCCCTCGCGCTCCCGGTCCATCGCATCGATCTAGACGACGGCCCCGACGACCACTCCGAGACCAGGGGCTACCCGGTCGAGGCGACGACCCCTCGCCTGTGTGACGGGCACGCCGGCGAGGCGTTCGGGCTGAAGGCCGAGCGCCTCCGGTCGGAGGCGACGCTCGCGACGTACGCCGTCGACGACGACTGACCGTCGGAAACGAAACGACTAATCGCCCCCCGCGACTACCGCGGGGTAATGAGCGCGCACGACTGGCCCCACGACCCCGACGGCGAGGAGGGCAGCGAGGGACGCCGAAAGTACGGGCACGCGGTGCTGGTGAAGAAGGTCGACGAGGAGGAGGACTTCCCGCTTCGCGCCGGCGACTACCGCGAGGAGTTCGGCGACCACCCGGTCCGACTGGACGCGGACACCGTCGTCTCCGTCGACGACATCTTCGAACACATCGACGACGACGCCGAGTTCGAGGACATCGTCGCCTTCCACAAGGCCGTCGGCGAGACGATGCGCGCCAACGACTACTGGACGTACGAGGGCGCCGACGCGTTCACCCGCACGCGCGGATAGCGCCGTCGGGTTCGCCGCGTCGGATCGCGCGACCCTCGACCGTCTCCGATGAACGTCGGATCGAGTAGTCGCATCCGGTCGCGTACAACCGTGTTCGGGGTCTAGCCGACCCGGCGTCGGTGCGGGGCCCCGTTCACCGCGTCCGTCCGCCGATCTCGCGCTCGAAGTCCTCGCGCTCCCACGTGCGCGTCCCCTCGCCCTCGACCTCGTTTTGGAGCTTCTCCTCGAGCAGATTGATCGCCATGCGGTTGGCCCCCTCGGGGATGATCAGGTCCGCGTGCTTCTTGCTCGGCTCGATGAACTGCTCGTGCATCGGCTTCACCGTCGAGAGGTACTGGTCGATCACGCCCTCCAGGTCGCGCCCGCGGTCGACCACGTCGCGCTCGATGCGCCGGAGGATACGCACGTCGGCGTCCGTCTCGACGTACAGGCGGAGGTCCAGCATGTCGTTGATCTCCTCGTCGTACAGCGCGAGGATCCCCTCGACGACGATCACGTCGGTCGGCTCGACGGTCTCCGTCTCCTCCTTGCGGTTGTGGATCTCGAAGTCGTACTGCGGCATCTCGACGCTGTTGCCCGACAGCAGCGTCTCCAGGTGTTCCCGGAGGAGTTCCCACTCGAACGCGTCGGGGTGGTCGTAGTTCACCTCCGCGCGCTCCTCGAGGTCGAGATGCGAGAGGTCCCGGTAGTAGTTGTCGAGCGGGATGCGGGTCACCGAGTCGGCGACGCGCTCGGTGATCATCCGGGAGACGGTCGTCTTTCCGGCGCCGGTCCCCCCGGCGATGCCGACGACGAACGAGGGGTACGTCATTCGCTGAGTTATCCCCAGCGCGTCGGCTTGGGCGTGTCGGTCCGCCGGTCCCGTGCTCGACGCTCCCGTGTGTACCGTTCACATTCGGTCAACTTTATAAACGGCTACGGCATTGGCTCTCACATGGCACGCAAGATCGATCGCCGTGACGTCCTGAAGGGCGCCGGCACGGCAGGCGTTGTCGGACTCGCAGGATGTATCACCCAGAACGAATCGGGCGGCGGAAACGGTGGCGGCGGCGGTGGCGGTGACGGCGGCGGCGACGACGAGGAGACCGAAGCCGACGGGGAGACCACCGAGGCACCCGACGACTCCGAGTCGATGCGGACCGTGATGCACTCGGTGCTGATGCCGCTCACCGGCGACCTCGCGTCGCTCGGCGGTCCGATCCGCGACGGCGGGACGCTCCCGGTGAAGCAGCTCCGCGCCGCCGGCGACATGCCCGTCGAGTTCGACCAGACGGTCGAGGACACCCAGACCGACCCGCAGGCGGGGATCCAGGCGGCCAACGGGCTCGCGAACGCCGGCTACCCGACCGTCTGCGGGCCGGCTTCCTCCGGTGTGAACCTTCAGGTCACCCGCGAGGTGTTCATCCCCAACGGGATGATCGGCTGCTCGCCGTCCTCGACCTCGCCCAACGTGACGACGCTCGACGACGACGACCTGATCTTCCGGACGGCGCCCTCGGACGCGCTGCAGGGACAGGTCATGGCGCAGGTGGCCAACGAGGAGCTCGACAACTCCAGCGCCTCGATCCTGTACGTCAACAACGACTACGGGCAGGCGCTGGCCGACTCGTTCTCCCAGTCGTTCGCGGACAACTACTCCGGGTCGGTCCAGGAGTCGGTCGCGTTCGAGCAGGAGCAGTCCAGCTACACCTCGCCGCTGTCGACGGCGATGGGCGACTCGCCGGACATGCTCGTCGTCATCGGCTACCCGGCCTCCGGGATCCAGATCTTCCGCGACTTCTACGCGAACTACGACAACGAGACGGAGGTGCTGGTGACCGACGGGCTCGTCGACCCGACGCTCCCGGACGAGGTCGGCAACGACATGGCGAACGTGTACGCCACGACGCCGCAGGCGACCGGCCCCGGCCAGGAGGAGTTCGTCTCGCTGTACGAGGACGAGTACGACCGCTCGCCCGGCGTGTTCAACGCCCACGCGTACGACGCCTCCGCCGTCTGCCTGCTCGCGAACGTCAAGGCGGGCGAGAACGACGGCGACGTGATCAAAGAGGAGATGCGCGCGGTGGCCAACCCCAACGACGGGATGGAGGTCACGCCCGGGAACCTCGCCGAGGGGCTGCGGGCCGTCGCGAACGGCGATGACGTGTACTACCAGGGGGCCTCCTCGTCGGTCGACTTCGACGAGAACGGCGACATGACGGCCGTCACGTACGCGTTCCTCCAGTACAACACGGACGTGGAGGGCAACGTCGAGACGGTCAGCACCATCGACTTCGAGGCCTGATCGGCCGACAGCGGTCGACCGCGTTCGGATTTTTTCGCGTCCACACGTCAACAGCCGCCGGCTCGCTCCCACCCGTCGGTTCGCCCGTCCGTTCATCCGTCGACCGGCCCCCGCTCCGTCTCACCGCCCTCGACCGCCGCGACCCTCGGATTTAGGCCCTCCCCGGCCGCAGCCAGGGTATGCACGTACTCAAGAACGGAACCGTCGTCGACGCCGACGGCGCCCGCGAGGCGGACGTGGCGATCGCGGACGGCGAGATCGTCGCCGTCGGCGAGGTGGGACGCGGCGACACCGAGACCGACGTGAGCGGACAGTTCGTCGCCCCCGGCCTGATCGACTCGCACGTTCACCTGATGATGGACGGCCGCCCGGACGTGGCGACCGCACAGGACGAGAGCGACTTCGACCACGCGTACATCGCCGCCGCGAACCTCCGAACGGCCGTGGAGGCGGGTGTGACGACGGTTCGCGACCTCGGCGCGAACGGGACGCTCGCGCTCGATGCCGGCCGCGCGGTCGCCGAGGGGCGGCTCGTCGGCCCGCGCGTGCTCGCGTGTGGGGAGAACGTCGTGATGACCGGCGGCCACGGCCACTGGTTCGGCCGCGAGGCCGACGGTCCCGACGAGGTCCGCAGGGCCGCCCGCGAGCAGCTCAAACGCGGCGCCGACGTGATCAAGTGCATGGCGACCGGGGGCGTGCTCACCGAGGGCGCACAGACCGGCGCGCCGGAGCTCACCTACGAGGAGCTGGAGGCGCTCGTCGACGCCGCGAGCGCGAAGGGCGTCCCGACCGCGGCACACGCCCACGGGAAGGAGGGACTGCTCAACGCCGTCGACGCCGGCATCACCAGCATCGAGCACGGCACGTTCATGGACCGCGAGGCGGCGGAGGCGATGGCCGCCGAGGGGACGTACTGGGTGCCCACCGCCGCGGCGCTGAAGAACATCGTCGAGAACCCCGGCTCCGGGATCCCGCAGTCGGCGATGGCGAAGGCCACCGAGGCCGCCGAGGCGTTCGCCTCCTCGTTCGACCACGCCGAGGCCGCGGGCGTCGACATCGCGATGGGCACCGACGCTGGCACGCCGTTCAACCGGTTCGACAACATCGCCGACGAGCTGTCGTACATGGTCGAGTTCGGGATGAGCCCCGAGGCGGCGCTGGAGGCCGCCACCGTCACCGCCGCACGGCTGTGCGGGCTCGACGACGCCGGCAGGGTCGCCGAGGACTACCGCGCGGACCTGGTCGTCCTCGACGGGAACCCCGCCGAGGACGCCGACGCCTGGCAGGACCCGAGCGCGGTGTTCGTCGCGGGCGACCGCGTCGTCTGATCGGTCGACCCCACGGGGTCGCTCGCTCGGTACAGCCGAGCGAGATCCGGGGCGTGGCTTTTTAGCGATCAAACGAATTGGTCCGCTCGATGCCCGAGTGTACAAACTGTGGCGGGTTCGTAACCGAAGGGTACGTACGGGTGTTCGCGCCCGACGGGCTGGAGACCGTTCGGGTGTGCCCGAACTGCGAGGACAAGCTGCGCGACGGGGCCGACGTTCGCGACGCGCGGTCGAAACGGAGCTGATCGGATCTGATCGCCGTGACCCCTCGGTCGCTCCGTCCGTCATACGGAGCGGATCGCCGACGCCCCTCCGACGACGAATAACCGAAGTCCCTCCGAAGAACTACTACCCGACCGAGGGAAGTGGTGGGCATGCGCACAGATCTCACCGGCGAGGCGCTCGCCGACCTCGCACGCGCGCTCCGAACCGGCGAACGAACCCCGGGGGCGTACGCGAACGACGTTCGGGACCGCATCGACGACCGCGACGGCGACGTTCGCGCGTGGGTCGAGGGCGGGAAGCCCCGCGCGTGGCTGACCGCCGAAGCCGAAGCCCTCGAGGCGCGACACGGCGGGGCGGACCCCTCGACGAACAGCGCGGCCGGCGGCGACCGTCCGCCGCTGTTCGGCGTCCCCGTGGGCGTCAAGGACATCTTCCACGTCGACGGGCTGGCGACCCGAGCCGGGTCGGAGCTTCCCGCGGCCGCCCTCGCGGGCCCCGAGTCGACGGCGGTCCGACGGCTCCGCGCGGCCGGCGCATACGTCGCCGGGAAGACGCACACGACCGAGTTCGCGTACTTCGCGCCGGGACCGACGCGCAACCCGCACGACCTCGACCGGACGCCCGGC
This genomic stretch from Halobaculum roseum harbors:
- a CDS encoding metal-dependent hydrolase family protein, which produces MHVLKNGTVVDADGAREADVAIADGEIVAVGEVGRGDTETDVSGQFVAPGLIDSHVHLMMDGRPDVATAQDESDFDHAYIAAANLRTAVEAGVTTVRDLGANGTLALDAGRAVAEGRLVGPRVLACGENVVMTGGHGHWFGREADGPDEVRRAAREQLKRGADVIKCMATGGVLTEGAQTGAPELTYEELEALVDAASAKGVPTAAHAHGKEGLLNAVDAGITSIEHGTFMDREAAEAMAAEGTYWVPTAAALKNIVENPGSGIPQSAMAKATEAAEAFASSFDHAEAAGVDIAMGTDAGTPFNRFDNIADELSYMVEFGMSPEAALEAATVTAARLCGLDDAGRVAEDYRADLVVLDGNPAEDADAWQDPSAVFVAGDRVV
- a CDS encoding DUF7563 family protein, translating into MPECTNCGGFVTEGYVRVFAPDGLETVRVCPNCEDKLRDGADVRDARSKRS
- a CDS encoding ABC transporter substrate-binding protein, coding for MARKIDRRDVLKGAGTAGVVGLAGCITQNESGGGNGGGGGGGDGGGDDEETEADGETTEAPDDSESMRTVMHSVLMPLTGDLASLGGPIRDGGTLPVKQLRAAGDMPVEFDQTVEDTQTDPQAGIQAANGLANAGYPTVCGPASSGVNLQVTREVFIPNGMIGCSPSSTSPNVTTLDDDDLIFRTAPSDALQGQVMAQVANEELDNSSASILYVNNDYGQALADSFSQSFADNYSGSVQESVAFEQEQSSYTSPLSTAMGDSPDMLVVIGYPASGIQIFRDFYANYDNETEVLVTDGLVDPTLPDEVGNDMANVYATTPQATGPGQEEFVSLYEDEYDRSPGVFNAHAYDASAVCLLANVKAGENDGDVIKEEMRAVANPNDGMEVTPGNLAEGLRAVANGDDVYYQGASSSVDFDENGDMTAVTYAFLQYNTDVEGNVETVSTIDFEA